Part of the Cryomorphaceae bacterium genome is shown below.
GGTAGTGCTCGGTGAATACGATAAATCCTTCGGGTGAGAGGTAATAGTCCTCGGGTTCGAGGTTTTGTCGGGGCGAAAAGCTGCTGTTGCTGTCAGGCATTGGGCAAAGGTCGTAATAATGGCACAATCGCAACAGTGCAGAGCGCGGCTTTGTTCGCTTAGTGAGTTGCGGGTTGCGGGTGCCGGTATTCTTCGGAAAATGCTTTCTGCACAGCCTGATATGCGGGTTTTTTGCGACCGTGGTAGTCAATTACGCTCCACGAAGCACCCGGCCAGCAGTCGTTAAGCTGCCAGAAGAGGGTTCCCATACAGTGACCTTTTGCGGCCATGTGCGCATGGATGGCTGTGGTGAGGGCGTGGGTCTGTACGCGTTGTGATGCCTCAATAAATTCCTCCACGGATGCGGGTTTTTCGCGCAGTGCCTCCATGTGCCACCTGAGTTCAGCGTTTCCGATATAGCTTTTTTGTCGGTCTGTAAACGCCGGAGAGCCAATAAACATTCGTTCATCCGGTATATAGGGGCGCAGTGTTTCAATATCGGGATAACTCTGCATGCCGTATTCCACCATAAAGCGACCTACATTGCGCTCATAGGCACTGATTGGGTCGCGACCATGCCACACCCCCCAGTAGTGCATACTGCCGTGATTGAAATTTTCGGCCGTGCCCCAATTTCTTTGAGGGGTGGAAGGTACATAAGGTGTTTCGGGGTCGTTTTCAGCAACAATGTCGGGCAAAAGTTGATGAAAGATACGCTCGTAATTGGCCCACAATTGCTGCTGATGGGCTTCAGTGTAGCCGTAGCGTTCCTGCCAGCCCCAGTTTCGCCATGCAACTTCAATTTCGTTGTTGCCGCACCACAACACCACCGAAGGGTGTTTGCGAAGCCTGTTAACTTGTTGTGATGCTTCGAGTTGTGCGTTTTGAAGAAAATCGGCACTGCCCGGATACATCGTTCCGGCAAACATAAAATCCTGCCACACCATGATGCCCAGTGAGTCGCAAAGCTCGTAAAAGATGTCGCGCTCGTACACGCCGCCTCCCCACACGCGAAGCATATTCATGTGAGCATCAGCAGCGGCTTTCAGCAGGTTCCGGTAATCAGCATCCTTAACGCGTGGCAGAAAAACATCCTGCGGAACGTAGTTGGCCCCTTTGGCAAAAACAGGTGTTCCGTTGATTTTGAAATAGAACGACGTTCCAATCGAGTCAGGTTCGTTTACGAGTTCTACAGTGCGCAGGCCCATGTTGAGGTGGATTGAGTCCTGGGTCATTCCGCGATAACCAAGTTTGATCTCGAGCGGATATCGATGTGCTTCGCCGTAGCCGCGTGGCCACCATCTTTTGGGGTTTTGAATGCGCAGGGTGTCACACAGCCAGTGGGTTCCGGCGGGCAGTGCTACTTCGTGTTCCTTGTGGTTGAAATGCAGGGTAAATGTGCCGTTTCGGAATGCCATTACAAGGGCACATACCTGAACTTCGGCCAGGCTGTCGTTGATGCTGATCAGCCGATAATGACTTTCTTTGAGCATGCCTTTGCTTCTGAATTCCAGTCTCACAGGTTTCCAGATTCCGCGGGTTACCAGCCTCGGAGCCCAGTCCCACCCAAAATGGTAGGCAGCCTTGCGCACCCATGGGGCCAGTTTGAGCGAGTCATTGTCAGCGGGATACACATAATCCAGCGAGTCATAGACGTGTTCAAATACTTTTTGCAGCGGCTCAAACACCACTTTCAGCTCATTGGTGCCTTCCCGAATTAATTTTCGCACCGGAATACGGTAACTGCGAAACATGTTGCTTGTGCGGCGGATATGGTGTCCATTGAGGTAAATATCGGCATGGGTGTCTATGCCGTCAAAGACAAGATCGGCGGCGCGATGCTCCAATTGTTCGGCGTTCACCTCAAAAAGGCAGCGATACTCAAAGGTTTCGCTTTCTATCCAACGCAATTCGCGCTCCTGTGAAGCGTTAAAGGGGTTGTGTATCAGCCCTGCTGCGAGCAAATCGGTATGTACCGTGCCGGGAATTTCTGCCGCTACTGAGCCCAAACTGTCGTTCAGAAGTTGCCAGTTACCGCCGAGTTGCATCGTTTCTTGCAAAGGAAAGCTGTTAGAATCCATACAGCCACTTTGGATGATGAGTGATGCGAACAGGCCGACCCACAGCGCGGGCAGTGCTGCACAGGTTGACCAGAGATTTCGATTCCCGGAGGAGTGAGTTGGGCGCAACATGGTTAATAGCTCAGTGGATGGGCATGCAACCAGGCTGTGTAGCTCCACAATTGCAGCGCAAAAGCCAACAACAGGAGGAGATACCTGAGCCGCAGTTGTTCCATCGTTGCCGAAAGTACCAAAAACAGCGGAAAGAGCGTGGTGGCAAAACGCGTCATGGACGTAACTGAGCCGGAAGTTAGGGGTAGCAGGATGCCTATCCACACCAACACATTGAAGCTTAGCGGTAGTTTTCTCCAGCTCCACACAGCGAAAAGAATAAGCACGATGGTAAAAACCGAGTTGA
Proteins encoded:
- a CDS encoding glycoside hydrolase family 2 protein, translating into MLRPTHSSGNRNLWSTCAALPALWVGLFASLIIQSGCMDSNSFPLQETMQLGGNWQLLNDSLGSVAAEIPGTVHTDLLAAGLIHNPFNASQERELRWIESETFEYRCLFEVNAEQLEHRAADLVFDGIDTHADIYLNGHHIRRTSNMFRSYRIPVRKLIREGTNELKVVFEPLQKVFEHVYDSLDYVYPADNDSLKLAPWVRKAAYHFGWDWAPRLVTRGIWKPVRLEFRSKGMLKESHYRLISINDSLAEVQVCALVMAFRNGTFTLHFNHKEHEVALPAGTHWLCDTLRIQNPKRWWPRGYGEAHRYPLEIKLGYRGMTQDSIHLNMGLRTVELVNEPDSIGTSFYFKINGTPVFAKGANYVPQDVFLPRVKDADYRNLLKAAADAHMNMLRVWGGGVYERDIFYELCDSLGIMVWQDFMFAGTMYPGSADFLQNAQLEASQQVNRLRKHPSVVLWCGNNEIEVAWRNWGWQERYGYTEAHQQQLWANYERIFHQLLPDIVAENDPETPYVPSTPQRNWGTAENFNHGSMHYWGVWHGRDPISAYERNVGRFMVEYGMQSYPDIETLRPYIPDERMFIGSPAFTDRQKSYIGNAELRWHMEALREKPASVEEFIEASQRVQTHALTTAIHAHMAAKGHCMGTLFWQLNDCWPGASWSVIDYHGRKKPAYQAVQKAFSEEYRHPQPATH